TTCGCCACCGCTGGCTTGCCATTTGCCTTTACCTTGGAAAGCCAAACGTACACGTAAACCTAAACGAGGTGTAATACCGAGCTTTTCAGCTTCAATTAATACCATTTTAAGTTCTGACATTTTTTCCAGAACGATATACACCTTATGGCCAAGCTTTTCGCCGATAAGCGCTAAACGAATATATTCTTTATCTTTATAACCATTACATACAATCACTGAACTGGCTTTTTGTGCCATAGCCAATACAGCCATTAATTCAGGCTTACTACCAGCTTCAAGCCCTAATTGAGGGACTTCTTTCGATTTTTGGCTAGCTAAAATTTCTTCAACTACCGTTTTCTGTTGGTTTACTTTAATTGGGTAAACTAACAAGTAATCATTTTGATAATCGTACTTCTTAATTGCATCATTAAATGCTTCGCATAAACTTTCCACTCTGTGGTGCAAAATCTGCGGGAAACGGACTAAAACCGGTAACGAAACGCCTGCTTCAACCATACTTTTAGCTAATTCATTTAAGCCAACTTTATGATCAGGATTTTGTGGGTTAGGTGACACTGTCACTTCGCCATCTTCACGAATACCATAAAAACCTTGGCTCCAGTGAGTCACGTTATAACCCGAGCGAGCATCTTCGATAGACCAATCAGACATAATTATTTTCCGTATTTGTATCAAAGTTAGCAGTGCCGCAATAGGGGCATCTACTTGTTAAAAATCCAGATAACACAACAAGGTTATCTCAACAGTAAAAGAGTGTGCAGCACGATTGAAGCTACAAAACTCTTGACTAAAAAGGCACTGCCAAGTGCCCTAATGTCATCTCGTCTTTATTTATCTATTGCACAACATCTAATGCTAATCATCTTACGCAGATATTCACAAATCATGCAAATTTTACTAACAGAGTATCGACTAGTTGCTGTAACAGGTTTTTTACTGATTTCGCGCACGGTTAGATCACTTTTTAATCCCAAAACCAGTAACATTTTCAGCCTTTATAAAAACGGCGCAATTAAAACCTGCAATGGCGTGTAATGCAAGTTAATTACCGAATAATTACCAGAAAAAAACGCCTATAATCGATGAGTTAAACATCAATAAACAGTACCTCAACCATAAATGATTTTTAATCGTGCTTAATTGGCACAACGTCAGCTAAATTTACGTGTATAATTAGGTCAATTTCAAAGATCGTCTTTTCATTTTTATCTTTCATTAAAGTAGAGCAGAGTCATTCATGATACAAATCGGTAAACGTTATTCATTAGAAGTCGTTAAACAAGTTAATTTTGGGGTTTATCTAAATGCTCAAGAGCTTGGGCAAGTCTTGCTTCCTAATAAATTTGTCCCTACCGGTTGTAATGTCGGTGATATGGTCGATGTATTTCTTTACTTAGACTCAGAAGACATTGTGATAGCTACCACCCAAAAAGCACTTGCTCAGGTAGGTGAATATGCTTACTTAAAAGTGGTTGCAACAGGCCCATATGGTGCCTTTTTAGATTGGGGATTAGACAAAGATTTATTGCTGCCTTTTGGCGAGCAACACAAACCTGCCGAAGAAGGCCACTCATATTTAGTGTATGTTCATGCCAACCATGCCGATGAACGCATCATGGCCTCCTCTAAACTGGATAAGTTTGTTGATAAAACAGAAGCTCATTACACCGAAGGCGAACAAGTTAACTTGATCATTGGCGGCACAACAGATTTAGGCTACAAAGCTATTATCAATCACCAGCACTGGGGAGTGATATACCAAAATGAAGTATTTCAAAAACTTCGCTTTGGCCAAAAAGTCACCGGTTTTATTAAAACGATGCGCAGTGATGGCAAAATTGATCTTGTGCTGCAAAAAGGTGACAAAGATGAGCTCGATAAAAATGCTCGCTTGATCATCAATAAACTGCGCAGCGCAAACGGCTTTTTACCTTTACATGACAAAACTGATGCCGATGTTATTTATGACAAACTCGCTATGAGTAAGAAAGCCTTTAAAAAATCTGTTGGTGGTTTATTTAAAGCAGGTGAAATCACTATCGAAAGTGACGGTATTCGCTTAACTGTGTGAACAATAATCGATTAACCTCCCTAAACTAGTGCAATCCTTTGAGAAAAAGCATGGCTCTGTTATAAAAGTAATAGAATCATGCTTTTTATTAAAAGGATACTGTTTATGGAATTAACCCCGCTAGAAGCTCGAGTTATCGGGTGCTTGCTCGAAAAAGAACTTACAACTCCTGATCAATATCCCCTGTCATTAAACTCACTTACCTTAGCATGTAACCAAAAAAGTAGCCGTGAACCGGTTATGTCACTCAGTGAATCTCAAGTACAAACGATACTCGAAGACCTCACTAAAAAACGCTTAATCAGTGAGCAATCCGGTTTTGGCAGTCGCGTCGTAAAATATAAACATCGCTTTTGTAATACCGAGTTCAGCGAATTACAGTTAACCAGTGCTGAAGTTGGATTAATTTGTGTGTTGTTATTACGTGGTCCTCAAACGCCAGGGGAACTCAAAACGCGCTCAAATAGACTGCACGAGTTCACTGATGTATCTCAAGTTGAATCCGTATTACTGGCATTAAGCCAAGGTGAAAAACCCTTAGTAGTACAACTTGCTCGAGAGCCGAATAAACGTGATTGCCGCTTTCTTGAGTGCTTCAGTGGTAATGTTGACGACTATGATGTTAACAGCAGTGATGCCATTGTGGTTTCAGGCCACACGCAGCAAACATTACAGCAAGATACTCGGATTGCAGAATTAGAGCGCAGAGTTGAATTGCTGGAACAAAAGCTCGCACAATTAGAACCCCTATTAGACTAACTTATGCTTTTCGTTAAACGGTAAGCAAGGACAACATTATGGAAAGTACTGCCTCCCCATCAACATTGACTCATATTTGGTTATTAGCCAAATATGAGTTAAGCAAACGCTTTACCAATAAGAGCGGCATGATTTCATTAATTGCCTTTATGTTAATTTGGGCAATTTTATTACTGTATCCAATTAAGAGTGCATCTGAATTTATTATGCAGCCAAACTTCAGAGACTTTACCGAAGCACTCTTTGGACCTGGGAGTTTACGCCATCTATTCGAATGGCCAGTTGAAGAATTTGCAGTGTTCTGGCTAGCCGCACTATATCTGTTTCCCATGTTCAGTATTTTTATCGCCGCAGATCAATTTAGCTCAGATAAGCAACGTGGTAGCTTGCGATTTTTAACCTTAAGAGTTAGTCGTAGCAGTTTGTTTTTTGGACGTTTTTTAGGTCAAATGCTGATCCAATTAATGCTTATTGTGTTAACACTGTTGGCCACTATCGCATTGGCTCTTTCGCGTGATATGTCATTATTACTGCCATCGATCACCACCAGCTTATTAGTGATGGTGAACTTAGTCATTGTATTATTGCCCTACACTGCCGCCATGGCGGTGCTGTCATTACATGCCAACTCGGCCAGACAAGCGAGTATCTTTGCGGTTATCTTATGGGCTGTGGTATCGATTTTTATTGCCTTGATCAATATGAACTTCCCCCAACTGAGCTGGTTAAATTGGATATTGCCAGGTTCGCAAATTTCTAATTTAATTAATACTCAAGGGCTAAGCTCTTTCGCACTTGCTCCCATCCCATTACTGCAAACTGCGGTTATTTTATTTGTCGGTAAACACTTAATGAGCCGGAGCGCACTATGAGTATCATTCAATGTGACAACCTTTCTAAGCAATATGGTAATAAACTGGCGCTCGACACAGTATCGTTAACGTTGACACAGGGCGCACCCATTGCATTAGTTGGTCCTAATGGGGCCGGCAAAACGACCTTATTCAGTTTATTATGTGGGTATATTCAACCCACCAATGGCAGCATTAGCATTTTAGGCCACAAGCCAGGTAGCAAAGCGCTGCAAGGA
The Shewanella vesiculosa DNA segment above includes these coding regions:
- a CDS encoding S1 RNA-binding domain-containing protein, which encodes MIQIGKRYSLEVVKQVNFGVYLNAQELGQVLLPNKFVPTGCNVGDMVDVFLYLDSEDIVIATTQKALAQVGEYAYLKVVATGPYGAFLDWGLDKDLLLPFGEQHKPAEEGHSYLVYVHANHADERIMASSKLDKFVDKTEAHYTEGEQVNLIIGGTTDLGYKAIINHQHWGVIYQNEVFQKLRFGQKVTGFIKTMRSDGKIDLVLQKGDKDELDKNARLIINKLRSANGFLPLHDKTDADVIYDKLAMSKKAFKKSVGGLFKAGEITIESDGIRLTV
- a CDS encoding YceH family protein, whose product is MELTPLEARVIGCLLEKELTTPDQYPLSLNSLTLACNQKSSREPVMSLSESQVQTILEDLTKKRLISEQSGFGSRVVKYKHRFCNTEFSELQLTSAEVGLICVLLLRGPQTPGELKTRSNRLHEFTDVSQVESVLLALSQGEKPLVVQLAREPNKRDCRFLECFSGNVDDYDVNSSDAIVVSGHTQQTLQQDTRIAELERRVELLEQKLAQLEPLLD
- a CDS encoding ABC transporter permease, which translates into the protein MESTASPSTLTHIWLLAKYELSKRFTNKSGMISLIAFMLIWAILLLYPIKSASEFIMQPNFRDFTEALFGPGSLRHLFEWPVEEFAVFWLAALYLFPMFSIFIAADQFSSDKQRGSLRFLTLRVSRSSLFFGRFLGQMLIQLMLIVLTLLATIALALSRDMSLLLPSITTSLLVMVNLVIVLLPYTAAMAVLSLHANSARQASIFAVILWAVVSIFIALINMNFPQLSWLNWILPGSQISNLINTQGLSSFALAPIPLLQTAVILFVGKHLMSRSAL